Proteins encoded together in one Lathyrus oleraceus cultivar Zhongwan6 chromosome 5, CAAS_Psat_ZW6_1.0, whole genome shotgun sequence window:
- the LOC127080414 gene encoding uncharacterized protein LOC127080414, producing the protein MKSIIRDRDKAVTYNVNWNADNQLIGSNAAKLASYIGTLVRMHIPITATRWSNKELGSAKDKIWTEILRSFNIEDTTIRKKYILQLAGKRHRGWRTFLTNKYLKDKENFFVEYDPEYPVKYAIFITEEEWVAFVAQRRDENFKKVSATNRERASNPTYAYKKGRLGYARLEEKILDETKSDATSLPPHVLWKEARVGKDGTVRDDVQHIYDECETLSQSISTAEDQENRSVLSRALNVPEYPGRVRGKGHGCTPTSLYKNPRRRNPSNQEVMETLQALQAQVLQLQKDNERYRCMEKCSSQLKETSEKASINCQNKFPEGISSCQLYLSSPTYRLVGKGKVHNTSGDLLHHRPLPDGHLKVSVDVVLDKDALLPIPDIVSEATLLRDAIGSFVAWPLDLIFIDDETPTKPASKDKGILRHNESVASQKEVFAQGSQQLSQKIGSRQKNKRDLPVTYLPKKGAFVPRYQISLETLVDSSDMATAGAIRLLDMEEDIFGYSCTETIGKEDLEHIFRHQELGVGVIHTYIRFLYDNFMRGNDQLSNRFRFVSSSLVNKALICREPDSCREYLVKRFMASSTNNLYLWPYNSGCHWLLLAIDPLKEVVYFLNSIDGEWTNYPDMKQLVDTSIKVFRSQRQARVPRTKSSNITWIKVQVL; encoded by the exons ATGAAGAGTATCATTCGTGATAGAGATAAAGCAGTAACATATAATGTAAATTGGAATGCTGATAACCAACTAATTGGGTCTAATGCTGCAAAGTTGGCAAGCTACATTGGTACACTTGTTCGTATGCACATTCCAATCACTGCTACAAGATGGAGTAATAAAGAGTTGGGTAGCGCTAAAGATAAGATTTGGACTGAGATACTG AGGTCTTTTAACATTGAAGATACAACTATCCGAAAAAAGTATATActtcaattggccggaaaaagacaCAGAGGGTGGAGAACGTTTTTAACAAACAAGTATCTTAAGGACAAAGAAAATTTTTTTGTTGAATATGATCCGGAATATCCAGTGAAGTATGCGATCTTCATTACAGAAGAAGAATGGGTTGCTTTTGTAGCCCAAAGAAGAGACGAAAATTTCAAGAAAGTGAGTGCCACAAATCGCGAGAGAGCGTCAAATCCcacatatgcatacaaaaaagggcgtTTGGGATATGCACGCTTAGAGGAAAAAATT TTAGACGAGAcgaaaagtgacgcaacatcaCTTCCGCCACATGTTTTGTGGAAAGAAGCTCGTGTGGGAAAGGATGGAACTGTTAGGGATGACGTTCAACATATTTATGATGAATGT GAGACCCTATCTCAATCGATAAGCACAGCTGAGGACCAGGAGAACAGGAGCGTACTTAGTAGAGcactaaatgttcctgagtatcCCGGTCGGGTGAGGGGTAAAGGGCATGGTTGTACTCCAACTTCCTTGTATAAGAATCCAAGGAGAAGAAATCCTagcaatcaagaagtgatggAGACGTTGCAGGCATTACAAGCGCAAGTTCTTCAATTGCAAAAGGATAATGAGAGATATAGGTGTATGGAAAAGTGCAGTTCACAGTTGAAAGAAACTAGTGAGAAAGCCAGTATCAATTGTCAAAAtaaatttcccgag ggcatttcatCTTGTCAGCTATACTTATCGTCACCGACTTATCGCctagttggcaagggaaaagtgcacaacacttcgggaGATTTACTTCACCATAGACCGCTCCCGGATGGACACCTTAAAGTATCGGTTGATGTTGTATTAGATAAGGATGCGTTGCTACCGATACCTGACATTGTTTCAGAGGCAACATTGCTGCGAGATGCAATAGGATCATTTGTTGCATGGCCCTTGGATCTCATTTTCATTGATGATGAG ACGCCTACAAAACCCGCATCTAAGGATAAAGGGATTTTGCGGCACAACGAgtctgttgcatcacaaaaagaG GTATTTGCTCAAGGGTCACAACAACTGAGCCAGAAAATTGGTAGTCGACAGAAAAACAAAAGGGATCTTCCAGTGACTTATTTGCCAAAAAAAGGTGCTTTTGTGCCTCGATACCAGATATCTCTTGAAACACTTGTTGACTCATCAGATATGGCAACAGCTGGTGCTATTCGCTTACTGGATATGGAGGAAGATATCTTTGGTTATTCATGCACTGAAACAATCGGAAAAGAAGATCTGGAACATATTTTTCGGCATCAAGAATTAGGCGTCGGTGTTATACACACATACATCCG GTTCTTGTATGACAATTTCATGCGCGGGAATGATCAATTGTCAAACAGATTCCGTTTCGTGTCTTCCTCCCTGGTCAACAAAGCATTAATTTGTAGGGAACCGGATTCATGTAGAGAGTACTTAGTCAAGAGATTCATGGCCAGCAGTACAAACAACTTGTATCTTTGGCCGTATAATTCAGG GTGTCACTGGTTGTTGCTTGCTATTGATCCTTTAAAAGAAGTGGTATATTTTCTGAATTCGATAGATGGTGAATGGACAAATTATCCGGATATGAAGCAATTAGTTGATAC atCAATAAAAGTGTTCCGATCTCAAAGACAAGCTCGAGTACCACGTACTAAATCCAGCAACATTACGTGGATAAAAGTGCAGGTACTTTAA
- the LOC127084301 gene encoding CASP-like protein 2A2 — translation MMEKGTGIVVTATRSPMQLMMGRAVTATSDQELEGNTTTFLRTAETFLRLLPIGLCVTALVLMLKNSEENDNGSVSYTDLGAFRYLVHANGICAGYSLLSAVLVAVPRPTISRAWTFFFLDQALTYIVLSAGASSMEVVFLAENGDSATVWSSACGSFGQFCHKVAASVAITFVALVCYVILSVISSYKLFSMYDVPASSTTTATGTDHIAPAFRG, via the exons ATGATGGAGAAAGGAACTGGTATTGTTGTTACAGCTACAAGATCTCCCATGCAGCTTATGATGGGACGTGCTGTTACTGCAACAAGTGATCAGGAGCTAGAAGGTAACACAACTACCTTCCTACGCACTGCCGAGACTTTCCTGCGTCTACTTCCCATTGGCCTTTGCGTTACCGCTCTTGTCCTCATGCTTAAAAACTCCGAAGAAAACGATAATGGCTCTGTCTCCTACACTGACCTTGGAGCTTTCAG GTATTTGGTTCACGCGAATGGTATTTGCGCAGGTTATTCCCTACTTTCGGCTGTTCTTGTTGCTGTCCCCCGCCCTACTATATCTCGGGCTTGGACTTTCTTCTTCCTCGACCAG GCACTAACATACATAGTTTTGAGCGCGGGAGCTTCGTCGATGGAGGTGGTGTTCCTGGCTGAGAATGGAGACAGTGCAACAGTGTGGAGTTCAGCTTGTGGTTCTTTTGGTCAGTTTTGTCATAAGGTCGCAGCTTCGGTAGCTATAACGTTTGTAGCACTGGTTTGCTATGTCATTCTTTCTGTCATTTCCTCTTACAAGCTGTTCAGTATGTATGATGTTCCAGCAAGTAGCACCACTACTGCTACGGGCACTGACCATATTGCTCCTGCTTTCCGTGGCTAG